In the genome of Flavobacteriaceae bacterium YJPT1-3, the window AAAGTATCCCAGTATCCGGTGATGGTGGGGCATTTTTTCAATGACATGATCTTTAGTGCTGAAAAAGCGCTGGACGGCTATCTGGAAAAACGTCTTTCCCATCGTCACGATATGGGCTACTATCCCGGCAAAGTGGGCGAGAGCGAGGTGTTTTTTAATTTGAATACGAATCCCCGGGGTGCCATCATCGCTGGGCTGGGAGAACGGGAAGAGCTTACCCATTACCTGCTGTCTAAGACGGTGGAGATGGCCACCTTAAAGTACGCCATGTTTATGCGGGATAATTATACGCTGGCCCGGGCCAAACGCTATGCGGAAGGGATCTCCTTTCTGTTGATCGGTACGGGGTACGGTCGCTTACAGATCGAAGATTCTGTGCGCGGGATTATTTTAGGGGTAGCCGAAGCGAATAAGATCCTGACCAGCAAAGGCAACGGACTCAAGCCGATCACCCAGGTCGAGTTCATCAACTATTACGAAGAGTTTGCCAGTCAGGCTTATTGGGCGCTCAACCGCATGCGGGCCGCTGATCAGCGCTATCGTTTCAATCTGGTCAAAGGCATTGAGACAAAAGAAGGTTCGCGAAAGCGAAGAGCCTTTGAAGATCGCAGCGACTGGTGGCACAATTTTACCATTCAAAGCCTGAAAAATAAGGAAGGTGAGGTCATTGGATTCAAGTACAGTTCCTCCAGCGGTTTGGCTCGGGTAGAGGAAGAGCGCGTGCACAATGGCTTAAAGCAGATCAAGGTGCTGCTCGAAAAAATGGCGCAGCAGACGGCCTGGGACAAGAAGTTGTCCAAGACCCTTTTCGAACTACTCATACCCAATAGCTTTAAGGACATTATTCGCAATCAGAACAATATCGTATTGAAAATGGATACGGATGCGGCTCAGTTTCCCTGGGAGATGTTCCACGATTTTGAGTCGGACGAAACTCCAGCAGCGGTGAATTCGGGATTGATGCGTCAACTCTATACTGCAGATTACCGCAGCACCCCGGTACGCACCAAAAGCAATACTGCATTGGTGGTTGGGGATCCCCTCTATGAAATGGACGAATTGACCCAACTGCCGGCAGCCAAGCAAGAGGCCCTGTTTGTGGACGAAACCTTGCGTAAGGCGGGCTACAAAACGATCGCCTTGATCAATGCAGCGTCCAGTGAGATCATGCTTGAGCTCTACACCCAGCAGTTTAAAATGCTCCACTTCTCGGGGCACGGATTGTACGACCCCAAGGACGATAAAGTGGGTATCGTGATCGGTGATGGCATATTGATCAGTCCCGCCATGCTGGGTCAGCTGAGCTATGTGCCTGAATTTGTATTCATCAATTGCTGCTTCAGCGGGAAAATGAATGCTTCCGATGAACGCTATTACAGCGCCCGCTATGATCTGGCGGCCAATGTGGGTCCGCAGCTGATCCGGATGGGGGTCAAAGCGATCATGATCACCGGCTGGGCCGTTGATGATGCCGCCGCAGAAACTTTCGCGCAAGCTTTCTACCACAACATGATCGCAGGGTATGAATTTGGAGAGGCGGCTCAGGAAGCCCGGAAAAGCTGCTATCAGCAACACGGTCATAGTAACACCTGGGCAGCCTATCAGTGCTATGGCGACCAGCACTACAAATTTCACGATCGTCGCCAGCGGGAAGGGGAACGCAATGATTATGTGTTGGCCTCGCAGGTACACATCGATCTGGATAATCTGTATTCCAGCTTAAAGCACCTCAATTACGATAAGGAGTCTGTTTTGGATCGCTTACGCGAAATTTTGGAGAATGCCACGCGCAATGGCTTGATGGACGGCGCCGTTCGGGAGCGGGAAGCCTTGATCTACGATGAATTGGACATGCCCATGGATGCCCTGGATACCTTCCGCTCCATTCTGGAATTGGAGGACGCCAATTTCTCGGTCAAAGTATTGGAGCATTTCTGTCTGTTGCGTAGCCTTAATCTTTCGGCCCATTTGGAACAATTGGAACAGGAGCTGGAAGAGATCTCTAAATTGGGGATCGTGGGCAGAACAAGTACGCGCCTGAATATCGTTGGAAATGCGTATAAGTTTGCGACTCAATACACCAAAGGCCAAAAGCGCCTGAACTACCTCCTGCTGGCTTTGGAGAGTTATACGGAGTCTTACCGTAGAAACAGAGATCCTCTGGATGCTCAGTCGCTGGATGCGGTTTCCAATATGATCCTGTGTGGTCATTTGTTGGAATCAGAAGGTGATTTTAAATTGAAAAAGCACCTAAGCGAGTTTACAGAGCTTGCGCCCGTCGCCTTCTGTGAAGAGCTGTTGGAGCGACTTAAGGAAGCTGATCCCAAAGGCCTGGATGTATCTTCCCTGATCGGAGTCACCGAAATCTCCTTTTGCTTACTCCTGCTCACTGATAACCGGGAAGAGGAGATTGTCAACCAGATCAATGATTACTTCGAAGACACCTTTCAATTGCTAAACAGTAAGAAAAGGATGCGCATCGAACGCCTGCAGATCAAATTTTTAGAATCCTTAGCGCTGGGAGCACGAAAAACGCAAGCGCTACACCAGATCATGAAAGCCCTGGATACCCTGTGAAATATGGGCATGAAGGACAATTTTCCTTATAGTAGAATGCCGAGTTAATTTGTGTTAATTTTACCTGAGGAGCCTGCGTATATGTCTACTTTTCCTCTCGAAAAGCAAAGAGGAGCTATGGACATGAAATTGTTCTTCGTTGTACTTATGTTCTTCTTTATCTGGCCTAACCTCTTATGACTAAATTACTGAGTTTCTATATTCTTACTGTTCTTTTAATAGTTCCGGCTGGGCTAAGCGCTCAGGACTTGCCAGTAGAAGAGATCAAAAATGAAATCGCCGCCTTGAAAAAGGACGTTCGCGGTCCGTATTTCCGCATCAAGTGGTTTTGTGAAGACGGGTCCATAAGAGACCCTAAAGATCCTTGTCCCGATGAAATGGAGGGGATTCAACACGCCACCTATAAAGAGTCGGTGCGGCGCCTGGCAGACCGTCACCATATCTTTTTTGGAGAAATTCTGGCTGCAGCTGATCCGCTGGCGTTTTGGGACGAGTCTAACCAACAAAGCCGGTTGAAGCAATATCAATTGGGTAAATACCTGGCCAGCGTTGATGACGGTTGGATCTTGAGAAAGGGGCAGTATTATCGTGGGGCGGTACAAGCCGAAGACGAACAGGCCTGGGGCGTGGACTTTTACAAAATGATGCTTTCAGATGATGATAAGCTCAAGGAACACTACTACTTACTCCGCCAATCGCTTAGGGACATTCCTCATGACGGTGACAGCAATTTGGCTCAGCAGATGCGCAGTCAATCCAAAGTGCTTGCCGATGAGGTACCCGCCTTTATGGATGCCCGGATCAAAATTCACGGCAAACCGGAACAAGCCGATATTGCCATGGTCCAGGAGTTCCAACGTAAAAAGGGCAGTAGCCTAAACCCACCGCAACGAAAGCAGTTGGAGGCTTTGTTGGAAACCATGAGGCAATTTTACGCGCCCATGAATACCAGCGCCCTTCGCGATCAACTGGCTGCCCTGAGCGCCAGTCCGCTTAAAGATAAGATCGCCGCCTTTTTGGATGATTTTGACAGTAAGACCGATCCGGCCATGTTGGTTCCGGCTCTGGCGGATATGCTGTATTGCATCCGTGAGGATATTACGGGTCTGGAATCTAGTGAAGACCGACTGACCGTCTTAGACCTGTCCAATGAACTGGAGAATATACTCTTGCGCAATACCCAGGAATGGAAGCCGGTTACGGTGAATGACCTGATGAACAAGATCTATGCCCTCAGCTATGCTGCCGCCGGCGCCGGACTGCTGGAGATCTGGGAGTGGAATGAATTGAATCCACGATTGCAGGCCTACCTGGGAGAGTCAGCCTTGAATCTAAGCCAACTGAACGCTTTTCTGCGCTACGCGCGTAGTGCAGTCGAGTGGAGCACAGCGCTGGTCAAAGCCAACTACGGAGAAGTGGTGGAGCGCTACAGCAGCTTTGAACCCCTGGCTTCCGGATTTATTGATGATCGTATCCGTTCTTCCGTCGATTTAGACCTGGGGGAGAGCGTAAGTGAATTGGCGGCTTTTATCGCGGAGGAGTCGGCACTAAAGAATGAAGTTATGGACCTGGATCAGAATGCACTTCGCGGACTCAATCCGGGCTATGCCATGGGCGTTTTGGAGGTGATCAACGGTTCGCCCGAAGGTTTGGAAGTGGACGCCACCAAGATCTATATTTTTCAAAAACCACCCTCCGATTTGAAGCCGGTAGCAGGCATCATGACCGTTTCCGAGGGGAACCTGGTCTCTCACGTACAATTACTGGCCAGGAATTTAGGGATCCCCAATGCAGCCCTTAGCGATAGTGACCTCAGGTCCCTTCAGGAGTACGATGGAGAAAGAGTTTTTTACGCGGTGTCTAACAAAGGCAATGTGGTACTCAAGAAAGCCGAGGCCATGACCGCAACTGAACAGCAATTATTCGAAAAGCAAGAACGGAATACCAATCGGATCGAGGTGCCCACCGCTCAGATCAAACTGGAGCAGCAGCAGATACTCACCTTGTCAGAGGTCGATGGCTCGGCTTCCGGGAAGCTCTGCGGTCCCAAAGCCGCTAATTTGGGCCAGCTCAAATCCATGTTCCCCGAGCAGGTAGTCAATGGTCTGGTACTTCCTTTTGGGATCTTTAAAGACCATATGGACCAGGCCATGCCCGGCTATTCAGGCAGCTACTGGGAGTTCTTGAATAACGCTTTCGCGAAAGCGGAAAATCTAAGAAGCTCAGGAAGTACGGAAGCCGAGGCGGAGAAGTTCCAGTTAGCGCAACTCAATACCCTACGTCAGGCCATCCTGACCATGCCCCTTAAACCGGATTTTGAAGCCTCGTTGGAGCGGAAATTCAGAAGCGCATTGGGTGGATCGATGGGTAGTGTACCCGTTTTTTTACGTTCCGATACCAATATGGAGGATCTAAAGGAGTTTACCGGAGCCGGACTTAATCTGACCCTGTTCAATATTCTGGATAAAGAGCGGATCTTAAAAGGCATACGAGAAGTATGGGCGTCACCCTATACGGAGCGTAGTTTCAAATGGAGACAAAAGTACCTGACCAATCCGGAAAATGTATTTCCTTCCATCCTGATCATCCCCAGCGTGGATGTGGAGTATTCCGGGGTTTTGATCACCACCGGGATCAATGTAGGCTCGTCTGACGACCTTACGGTGGCTTTTAGTAGAGGAGCCGGAGGAGCGGTAGACGGCCAATCAGCGGAAACTCGTTTGGTGACTCCTAAAACCAATGTGCTGTTGGCCCCGGCCCGACAACCGGATTACATCCGACTCCCGGAGACCGGAGGAACCACGCGAAAACACACCGCCTTTAACCGTCCCATATTGAATGAAAAAAACCTGAACGATATTCGCCAATTGGCCAAGACCGTTCGCCAGAAACTGCCCAACACGGCGGCAGAAGGCCAACAAGGAGCTTATGATGTAGAATTGGGCTTTGCCAACAACAAATTGTGGCTCTTCCAAATTCGCCCCTTCGTGGAGAATAAGAATGCCAAGTCGTCGACTTATCTGAATGCTATCGCACCAACCATTGATTACGATCGCAAGATCGACTTATCTGCAAATATTGACTAAATGAACAGCATCACAAAAATAACCACCCTATCCTTTTTGGTATTGATCACCCTATGGGCGAGTTTGTATCCCATTGACGGCTACGAAACTACCGGTATTGCACGCTTAAAGCAACTCCAGCGCATGCGAGCCGATAGCGTCGACATCAAGCGGATTCCGGTGGGAGCACTTAAGAATCTGGACGAGATCAAGCTCAACCTGATCGATCGTCAGACCGCGGAAATGGAAACCATTCTTCAGGAAGATCCCGCTTTCGCGAAACGCTTTAACGCCCTATTTCCGGGCAGTGGCTATTCGGCCACGGTATTGGATATGACCAATCCGGAGGATCTGAAGTATGCTGCTTTTCGTGAAAACGTAGGGTATCAGCCCGGAAGTGTAGGCAAATTAGCAGTCCTCGTCGGGATGTTCGATCAGCTGCAGAAATTGTATCCCGATAATTTTGATCTGCGTACTGGATTGCTCTGCAACAAGCGGGTAGGTGCTCGCTACTGGGGTACAGGTGACCACCACACCATACCCATCTACGATATGGAAAAGGACAAATTGACCCGTCGGCAGGTGGTAGCCAGCGACGAATTCTCGCTCTACGAATGGATTGATCATATGTTATCGGTCAGTAACAACGGAGCGGCCAGTGTCGTCTATCGAGAGACCATGCTCATGGCTGCCTTTGGTCAGGATTATTCCCGACTGACCGCCGAAGAAGCGGAGAATTACTTCAAGGAAACCCCTCGAGACAGCCTCACCCTCTTATCGAATCGCGTCGTGAATGAGCCCCTTCGGGAAATGGGTATTACAGAAGACGAGTGGC includes:
- a CDS encoding PEP/pyruvate-binding domain-containing protein — its product is MTKLLSFYILTVLLIVPAGLSAQDLPVEEIKNEIAALKKDVRGPYFRIKWFCEDGSIRDPKDPCPDEMEGIQHATYKESVRRLADRHHIFFGEILAAADPLAFWDESNQQSRLKQYQLGKYLASVDDGWILRKGQYYRGAVQAEDEQAWGVDFYKMMLSDDDKLKEHYYLLRQSLRDIPHDGDSNLAQQMRSQSKVLADEVPAFMDARIKIHGKPEQADIAMVQEFQRKKGSSLNPPQRKQLEALLETMRQFYAPMNTSALRDQLAALSASPLKDKIAAFLDDFDSKTDPAMLVPALADMLYCIREDITGLESSEDRLTVLDLSNELENILLRNTQEWKPVTVNDLMNKIYALSYAAAGAGLLEIWEWNELNPRLQAYLGESALNLSQLNAFLRYARSAVEWSTALVKANYGEVVERYSSFEPLASGFIDDRIRSSVDLDLGESVSELAAFIAEESALKNEVMDLDQNALRGLNPGYAMGVLEVINGSPEGLEVDATKIYIFQKPPSDLKPVAGIMTVSEGNLVSHVQLLARNLGIPNAALSDSDLRSLQEYDGERVFYAVSNKGNVVLKKAEAMTATEQQLFEKQERNTNRIEVPTAQIKLEQQQILTLSEVDGSASGKLCGPKAANLGQLKSMFPEQVVNGLVLPFGIFKDHMDQAMPGYSGSYWEFLNNAFAKAENLRSSGSTEAEAEKFQLAQLNTLRQAILTMPLKPDFEASLERKFRSALGGSMGSVPVFLRSDTNMEDLKEFTGAGLNLTLFNILDKERILKGIREVWASPYTERSFKWRQKYLTNPENVFPSILIIPSVDVEYSGVLITTGINVGSSDDLTVAFSRGAGGAVDGQSAETRLVTPKTNVLLAPARQPDYIRLPETGGTTRKHTAFNRPILNEKNLNDIRQLAKTVRQKLPNTAAEGQQGAYDVELGFANNKLWLFQIRPFVENKNAKSSTYLNAIAPTIDYDRKIDLSANID